Proteins encoded within one genomic window of Sphaerotilus montanus:
- a CDS encoding MBL fold metallo-hydrolase gives MFRLEMLPAAHGDCLWIEYGDAAHPRRILIDGGPGRTYPNLRARILQVPKAERRFDLLVITHIDADHIEGVVRLLRDAEALGCVFDRIWFNGRDQLDQVPDPAGQPLGALQGELLGMLIADYEHRTGTAVWNLGWPDRLVAIDREAAGLPVVDLGPGACQLTLLSPDHDRLLALKDAWRKALKAAGLTSGDTAALRLRLEAARHLRPLGDALGAVDDIEGADTGDSAELGGFELADALGAAGEAGAAFGSDDSEANGSSIALLLEYPSEQPTVRLLLAGDAWASVLEASIRRLPEASGSGRLALSGFKLPHHGSVRNVHAALLACLDSARYLVSTSGAVFGHPNARAVDLVLAEHHGTSPARLLFNYRSATTEPWAAPERQHAEGFVAVYPPGSAQATVLAL, from the coding sequence ATGTTCCGCCTCGAAATGCTGCCCGCCGCCCACGGCGACTGCCTGTGGATCGAGTACGGCGACGCGGCCCACCCTCGCCGCATCCTGATCGACGGCGGGCCGGGGCGGACCTACCCCAACCTGCGCGCCCGCATCCTGCAGGTACCGAAGGCCGAGCGCCGGTTCGACCTGCTGGTCATCACCCACATCGACGCCGACCACATCGAGGGCGTGGTGCGGCTGCTGCGGGACGCCGAGGCGCTGGGCTGCGTCTTCGACCGGATCTGGTTCAACGGCCGCGACCAGCTCGACCAGGTGCCGGACCCCGCCGGCCAGCCGCTGGGCGCGCTGCAGGGCGAGCTGCTCGGCATGCTGATCGCCGACTACGAACACCGCACCGGCACGGCGGTCTGGAACCTCGGCTGGCCGGACCGACTGGTCGCCATCGACCGGGAGGCCGCCGGCTTGCCGGTCGTCGATCTGGGTCCCGGCGCCTGCCAGCTGACGCTGCTGTCGCCCGACCACGACCGCCTGCTCGCACTGAAGGACGCCTGGCGCAAGGCACTGAAAGCAGCTGGCCTCACCTCTGGCGACACGGCAGCGCTGCGTCTGCGGCTGGAAGCGGCGCGCCACCTGCGTCCGCTGGGCGATGCGCTCGGCGCGGTCGACGACATCGAGGGCGCCGACACCGGGGACAGTGCGGAACTCGGTGGGTTCGAGCTGGCCGATGCACTCGGCGCGGCTGGCGAAGCGGGCGCGGCCTTCGGCAGCGACGACAGCGAAGCCAACGGCAGCAGCATCGCCCTGCTGCTGGAGTACCCGAGCGAGCAACCCACGGTGCGCCTGCTGCTGGCGGGCGACGCCTGGGCCTCGGTGCTGGAGGCCTCCATCCGCCGCCTGCCCGAGGCGTCCGGCAGCGGACGCCTCGCGCTCAGCGGTTTCAAGCTGCCGCACCATGGCAGCGTCCGCAACGTCCATGCCGCGCTGCTGGCCTGCCTCGACAGCGCCCGCTATCTGGTGTCGACCAGCGGCGCGGTGTTCGGCCACCCGAACGCACGGGCCGTGGATCTGGTGCTCGCCGAACACCACGGGACCTCGCCCGCTCGACTGCTGTTCAATTACCGGAGCGCCACCACCGAGCCGTGGGCAGCCCCCGAGCGACAGCACGCGGAGGGGTTTGTCGCCGTCTACCCCCCCGGCAGCGCCCAGGCGACCGTGCTGGCGCTCTGA
- a CDS encoding phosphatidate cytidylyltransferase encodes MAFPAASGDSTWPTIVPSLFFLYGLLGISTAAVRASTRSRPDSMLRQQVQAWWLIFPVLTAGLWVYPMGSTGLVWLICALAARELSSHWPGPRAPFFGLCGTTFLANQWVNSVLPATSLWHPAGVLVVLVAVGLCRRHRRPLLVGTFVLTLLGVGHLVQIAQLPALGHTGLAWTFYLLALTCLNDIAQFVSGKTLGRHAIAPGISPNKTWQGLAGGVVVSVALSVAIGTRLQLAAPAVLVALGAALALGGFAGDLVFSAIKRVLQLKDFSRLIPGHGGILDRADSLVLTAPLLHALLLTVQLHAGIAP; translated from the coding sequence TTGGCATTTCCAGCCGCAAGCGGCGACAGCACGTGGCCCACCATCGTGCCCTCGCTGTTTTTCTTGTACGGCCTGCTGGGCATCAGCACCGCCGCCGTCCGTGCCTCCACCCGTTCCCGCCCCGACAGCATGCTGCGCCAGCAGGTGCAGGCCTGGTGGCTGATCTTTCCGGTCCTCACCGCAGGCCTGTGGGTCTACCCGATGGGCTCGACCGGACTGGTGTGGCTCATCTGCGCGCTGGCGGCCCGTGAGCTGTCCAGCCACTGGCCAGGGCCGCGCGCGCCGTTCTTCGGTCTTTGCGGGACCACGTTTCTGGCCAACCAGTGGGTGAACAGCGTGCTGCCGGCGACCAGCCTCTGGCATCCGGCGGGTGTGCTGGTGGTGCTGGTGGCGGTCGGCCTGTGCCGCCGACACCGCCGTCCCCTGCTGGTGGGCACCTTCGTGCTCACGCTGCTGGGCGTGGGCCACCTGGTGCAGATCGCCCAGCTGCCGGCGCTGGGCCACACCGGGCTGGCGTGGACCTTCTACCTGCTGGCCCTGACCTGCCTGAACGACATCGCGCAGTTCGTCAGCGGCAAGACCCTCGGCCGCCACGCGATCGCCCCGGGCATCAGCCCGAACAAGACCTGGCAGGGGCTGGCGGGCGGTGTCGTGGTGAGCGTCGCCCTGTCGGTGGCCATTGGCACCCGGCTGCAGCTCGCCGCGCCTGCCGTGCTGGTCGCGCTGGGTGCCGCGCTGGCGCTCGGCGGATTCGCGGGTGACCTGGTGTTCTCGGCCATCAAGCGCGTCCTGCAACTCAAGGATTTCTCGCGATTGATTCCGGGGCACGGCGGCATACTCGACCGCGCCGACAGTCTGGTCCTCACGGCGCCCCTGCTGCACGCCCTGCTCCTCACTGTCCAGCTCCACGCCGGGATTGCGCCATGA
- a CDS encoding phosphatase PAP2 family protein, producing MSHRLASIGAIEGKGALPATWRQRIGLLLLNTLVFTACYQTANHLAERAQVSRQIALAFERQIPFIAWMVLPYLCSGLFYAGSFFLVPDRAALRLLSQRLLLATVVAALVFAALPVQCGFVRPAVQSPVLALLYAGLGLVDRPYNQIPSLHVAYCVVFWFTLRDTLDSRPARWLLAVALLLVSVATVFTYQHQSLDGVAGALLGLAVVGWVRPGSHEVPVALHYVAAATVTFLVGALALHSLLGLYLTLSLLLVSMAYARRDRHFLHKQTGRHPLWVWGLYAPYLAGYRLTWWLVQWRERHHAPVVRVSERLWIGRRLTDREAALLPPDCVVVDLSAELPETPSLLRAAAIRYRHLPLLDLVTPVPAAVEEIAAVVRAAWAEGRIVYLHCAMGYERCVRLADYLA from the coding sequence ATGTCCCACCGTCTTGCATCCATCGGAGCCATTGAAGGGAAGGGGGCGCTGCCTGCGACCTGGCGGCAGCGCATCGGCTTGCTCTTGCTGAACACGCTGGTGTTCACGGCATGCTATCAAACCGCCAACCACCTGGCGGAGCGGGCGCAGGTGTCGCGCCAGATCGCGCTGGCCTTCGAGCGGCAGATCCCGTTCATCGCGTGGATGGTCCTGCCCTACCTCTGCTCGGGTCTGTTCTATGCGGGCAGCTTCTTTCTCGTGCCGGACCGCGCGGCCTTGCGCCTGCTGAGCCAGCGCCTGCTGCTGGCGACGGTGGTGGCCGCGCTGGTGTTCGCGGCCCTCCCGGTGCAGTGCGGTTTTGTGCGGCCTGCGGTGCAGTCACCGGTCCTGGCGCTGCTGTACGCGGGTCTGGGCCTGGTGGACCGGCCGTACAACCAGATTCCGTCGCTGCATGTCGCCTACTGTGTGGTGTTCTGGTTCACGCTGCGCGACACGCTCGACAGCCGCCCGGCGCGGTGGCTGCTGGCGGTGGCGCTGCTGCTGGTGTCGGTCGCGACCGTCTTCACCTACCAGCACCAGAGCCTGGACGGCGTGGCCGGCGCACTGCTGGGTCTGGCCGTGGTGGGGTGGGTCCGACCGGGTTCGCACGAAGTACCGGTGGCCCTGCACTACGTGGCCGCGGCGACTGTCACCTTCCTCGTCGGCGCGCTGGCCCTGCACAGCCTGCTGGGGCTGTACCTGACGCTGAGCCTGCTGCTGGTCAGCATGGCCTATGCGCGCCGGGACCGGCATTTTCTGCACAAGCAGACGGGGCGCCATCCGCTGTGGGTCTGGGGCCTGTACGCGCCGTATCTTGCTGGGTACCGGCTGACGTGGTGGCTGGTGCAGTGGCGGGAGCGGCACCATGCGCCTGTGGTCCGGGTGTCGGAGCGGCTCTGGATTGGCCGGCGTCTGACCGACCGCGAGGCCGCGCTGCTGCCGCCGGACTGCGTGGTGGTGGACCTGTCCGCCGAACTGCCCGAGACCCCCAGCCTGTTGCGCGCCGCGGCGATCCGCTACCGGCATCTGCCGCTGCTCGACCTGGTGACCCCGGTACCCGCCGCCGTGGAAGAGATTGCCGCGGTGGTGCGCGCCGCGTGGGCGGAAGGCCGCATCGTCTACCTGCACTGCGCGATGGGCTACGAACGCTGTGTGCGGCTGGCAGACTACCTCGCATGA
- a CDS encoding B12-binding domain-containing radical SAM protein, which produces MSELPLRVLSVIPPMTQLNTPYPSTAYLTGFLRSRGVDAVQEDLALALVLRLLSRGGLLEIRRRIEANPPQRSTEPVQSFMAQFDRYVATIDRVIAFLQGRDTTLAHRINSRAFLPEGPRFRTLDVYVDEDGGDPLAWAFGALGLQDKARHLATLYLNDLADVLRDAVDPRFEFVRYAESLATSQPTFEPLAAALAAAPNLMDEVLTELTRAAVERHRPRLVLLSVPFPGAVYAAFRIAQAVKQVDPTIVVALGGGFVNTELRELAEPRVFDHIDYVTLDSGERPLLALLEHLNGKRSRQRLVRTFVRDADTGLVRYINFVEPDVPFAEVGTPTWDGLPLDKYLSLLDMLNPMNRLWSDGRWNKLTVAHGCYWKKCSFCDVSLDYISRYETATAETLVERIEAIVAETGQTGFHFVDEAAPPKALKALAAELQRRDVQISWWGNIRFEKTFTPELCQELADSGCIAMSGGLEVASDRLLTLMKKGVSVDQVARVTKGFSDAGILVHAYLMYGFPTQTVQDTVDALEYVRQLFEHGCIQSGFFHRFACTVHSPVGLNPAEYGVKLRPLPPVTFAQNDVGFIDPTGTDHDALGVGLKKALYNYMHGIGLDEDVRAWFGHLKVKVPKTSVGRNRIGKALAGR; this is translated from the coding sequence ATGTCCGAACTTCCCTTGCGCGTGCTGTCCGTCATCCCGCCGATGACGCAGCTCAACACCCCGTACCCCTCCACCGCCTACCTGACCGGCTTCCTGCGCTCGCGTGGCGTCGATGCGGTGCAGGAGGATCTGGCGCTGGCGCTGGTGCTGCGGCTGCTGTCGCGGGGCGGCCTGCTGGAGATCCGCCGGCGCATCGAGGCGAACCCGCCGCAGCGTTCGACCGAGCCGGTGCAGAGCTTCATGGCGCAGTTCGACCGCTACGTGGCGACCATCGACCGCGTCATCGCCTTCCTGCAGGGCCGTGACACGACGCTGGCGCACCGCATCAACAGCCGCGCGTTTCTGCCGGAGGGGCCGCGGTTCCGCACGCTCGATGTCTACGTGGACGAGGACGGCGGCGATCCGCTGGCCTGGGCGTTCGGCGCGCTGGGGTTGCAGGACAAGGCACGGCACCTGGCCACGCTGTACCTGAATGACCTCGCCGACGTGCTGCGCGACGCGGTCGATCCGCGCTTCGAGTTCGTGCGCTACGCCGAGTCGCTCGCCACCAGCCAGCCGACGTTCGAGCCGCTGGCCGCCGCACTGGCCGCCGCGCCGAACCTGATGGACGAGGTGCTGACCGAGCTGACCCGGGCGGCGGTCGAGCGGCATCGGCCACGGCTGGTGTTGCTGTCGGTGCCGTTTCCGGGGGCGGTGTATGCGGCGTTCCGGATCGCGCAGGCGGTCAAGCAGGTCGATCCGACGATCGTCGTGGCGCTGGGCGGCGGCTTCGTCAACACCGAGTTGCGCGAACTCGCCGAGCCGCGGGTGTTCGACCACATCGACTACGTGACGCTGGACTCCGGCGAGCGCCCGCTGCTGGCGCTGCTGGAGCACCTGAACGGCAAGCGGTCACGGCAACGCCTTGTGCGCACCTTCGTGCGGGACGCGGACACCGGCTTGGTCCGCTACATCAACTTCGTCGAGCCGGACGTGCCCTTCGCCGAAGTGGGCACGCCGACCTGGGACGGGCTGCCGCTGGACAAGTACCTTTCGCTGCTCGACATGCTCAACCCGATGAACCGGCTGTGGAGCGACGGGCGCTGGAACAAGCTGACGGTGGCGCATGGCTGCTACTGGAAGAAGTGCAGTTTCTGCGACGTCAGCCTCGACTACATCTCGCGCTACGAGACGGCCACCGCCGAGACGCTGGTGGAGCGCATCGAAGCCATCGTCGCCGAGACCGGCCAGACCGGCTTCCACTTTGTCGACGAGGCCGCGCCGCCGAAGGCGTTGAAGGCGCTGGCCGCCGAGCTGCAGCGCCGCGACGTGCAGATCTCGTGGTGGGGCAACATCCGCTTCGAGAAGACGTTCACGCCCGAGCTGTGCCAGGAGCTGGCGGACAGTGGCTGCATCGCGATGTCGGGCGGGCTGGAGGTGGCCTCCGACCGGCTGCTGACGCTGATGAAGAAGGGCGTCTCTGTCGATCAGGTGGCGCGGGTGACCAAGGGCTTCAGCGACGCGGGCATCCTGGTGCACGCCTACCTGATGTACGGCTTCCCGACGCAGACGGTGCAGGACACGGTGGACGCGCTGGAGTACGTGCGCCAGCTGTTCGAGCACGGCTGCATCCAGAGCGGGTTTTTCCACCGCTTCGCCTGCACGGTGCATTCACCCGTGGGGCTGAACCCGGCGGAGTACGGCGTGAAGCTGCGCCCGCTGCCGCCGGTGACGTTCGCGCAGAACGATGTCGGCTTCATCGACCCGACCGGCACCGACCACGACGCGCTGGGCGTGGGGCTGAAGAAGGCGCTCTACAACTACATGCACGGCATCGGGCTGGACGAGGACGTGCGGGCGTGGTTCGGGCATCTGAAGGTCAAGGTGCCGAAGACCTCGGTGGGGCGGAATCGGATCGGGAAGGCGCTGGCGGGCCGCTGA
- a CDS encoding bifunctional alpha/beta hydrolase/class I SAM-dependent methyltransferase has protein sequence MTTTTDTAHDPWIRSESGFETFDQTRLFYRCWQPRDTYRTAASPPLRVLIFLHRGHEHSGRIEPLVEQFAGLRDWAFAWDARGHGHSPGERGAAPDFESLVQDFHWFIRHLRQVHGFAPEDMVVIANSVGAVIAATWIHDHAPHIRGVVMAAAAFQIKLYVPLAKPALRLALGFKPDLAVTSYIRPSMLTHSHEQARAYAADPLIARRISARVLLGLADTAKRIVADAFAIDVPVLMLVAEKDYVVHAAPQQLFFERLGSRHKRLLVLKDCFHAVFYEQGPPMDEAIQATRQFIDGCFGHPIAAVEEHLDGDRNSRSAAQFGHLQRGTLGTALERAANTVQRQMLQWLGPLSNGMQIGLTQGFDSGASLDYVYRNEAGGRFGIGKFIDQGYLQAIGWRGIRLRKQHLQQALSELIATHPANLPLRILDVAAGGGRYVLETAKRFQDRPMHITLRDYAQANLDAARQLAEALALNHTVEYECRDAFSPDSYPIDESQFDIVIVSGLYELFAENAPVLASLQGIQRQLRPGGHLVYTGQPWHPQLLMIAQTLNNHRGEPWLMRPRPQAELDALVASIDCRKTQSLIGLAGIFTVSVARHEPPPAKPVAAG, from the coding sequence ATGACCACCACCACCGACACTGCCCACGACCCCTGGATCCGCTCCGAATCCGGCTTCGAGACCTTCGACCAGACCCGCCTGTTCTACCGCTGCTGGCAGCCCCGCGACACCTACCGCACCGCGGCCTCGCCGCCGCTGCGCGTGCTGATCTTCCTGCACCGCGGCCACGAACATTCCGGCCGGATCGAGCCACTGGTGGAGCAGTTCGCCGGCCTGCGGGACTGGGCCTTCGCCTGGGACGCCCGGGGCCACGGCCACTCACCCGGCGAACGCGGCGCAGCGCCCGACTTCGAGAGCCTGGTGCAGGACTTCCACTGGTTCATCCGCCACCTCCGGCAGGTCCACGGCTTTGCCCCCGAGGACATGGTGGTCATCGCCAACAGCGTCGGGGCGGTCATCGCAGCCACCTGGATCCACGACCATGCGCCGCACATCCGCGGCGTGGTCATGGCGGCGGCGGCGTTCCAGATCAAGCTGTATGTGCCGCTCGCCAAGCCGGCGCTGCGGCTGGCCCTGGGATTCAAGCCGGACCTGGCGGTCACCAGCTACATCCGCCCGTCCATGCTGACCCATTCGCACGAGCAGGCCCGCGCCTACGCTGCGGATCCGCTGATCGCCAGGCGCATCTCCGCCCGGGTCCTGCTCGGTCTGGCCGACACGGCCAAGCGCATCGTCGCCGATGCCTTCGCGATCGACGTGCCAGTGCTGATGCTGGTCGCGGAGAAGGACTACGTCGTGCACGCCGCGCCACAGCAGCTGTTCTTCGAGCGCCTGGGCTCGCGCCACAAGCGCCTGCTGGTGCTCAAGGACTGCTTCCATGCGGTCTTCTACGAACAGGGGCCGCCGATGGACGAGGCGATCCAGGCGACCCGGCAGTTCATCGACGGCTGCTTCGGCCACCCGATCGCCGCGGTCGAGGAGCACCTGGATGGCGACCGGAACAGCCGCAGCGCCGCCCAGTTCGGCCACCTGCAGCGGGGCACGCTGGGCACGGCGCTGGAGCGCGCGGCCAACACCGTCCAGCGCCAGATGCTGCAGTGGCTCGGCCCGCTCAGCAACGGCATGCAGATCGGCCTGACGCAGGGCTTCGATTCGGGTGCCTCGCTCGACTACGTCTACCGCAACGAAGCCGGCGGGCGCTTCGGCATCGGCAAGTTCATCGACCAGGGCTATCTGCAGGCAATCGGCTGGCGCGGCATCCGGCTGCGCAAGCAGCACCTGCAGCAGGCGCTGTCCGAACTCATCGCCACGCACCCGGCCAATTTGCCGCTGCGCATCCTGGATGTCGCCGCGGGCGGCGGGCGCTACGTGCTGGAAACCGCCAAGCGCTTCCAGGACCGCCCCATGCACATCACCCTGCGGGACTACGCGCAGGCCAATCTGGACGCGGCCCGCCAGCTGGCCGAGGCGCTCGCGCTGAACCACACGGTCGAGTACGAGTGCCGGGATGCGTTCTCGCCGGACAGCTACCCCATCGACGAGTCGCAGTTCGACATCGTGATCGTGTCGGGCCTGTACGAACTGTTCGCCGAGAACGCGCCGGTGCTGGCGTCGCTGCAGGGCATCCAGCGCCAGCTCCGCCCCGGCGGACATCTGGTCTACACCGGACAGCCGTGGCACCCGCAGCTGCTGATGATCGCCCAGACGCTGAACAACCACCGCGGCGAGCCGTGGCTGATGCGGCCACGGCCCCAGGCGGAACTCGACGCGCTGGTGGCCAGCATCGACTGCCGCAAGACGCAGAGCCTGATCGGGCTGGCCGGCATCTTCACGGTGTCCGTGGCGCGCCACGAGCCACCGCCCGCAAAGCCTGTCGCAGCCGGTTGA
- a CDS encoding AI-2E family transporter, translating to MHLPRSIGHSLKFIVIALVVAGLYFGRDILVPLALAALLGFVLDPLVSRLCRLGLRRGLAVGVVTSGTLSLLVGIGLLVGLQMVQLSSDLPRYQQTIEQKMHALRQGMSRTGSLDAASRLVLSLEHELEATRQTLERGGAAEAARKATPVRVINNVSPLNEVTAWVGPVLDRLLTGGIAAVLLVFILLERHELCDRILRMAGPNLRPMTDALNEAARRVSALLSMQVLVNAGFGVALGGGLWLLGIPGSLLWGTLAAMLRFVPYLGPMLAAAFPLLLATAIDPGWTLLAWTAGLIFSLEMILNNVVEPWLYGSSAGLATVAMLLSAAFWTALWGPVGLILATPLSVCLVVLGRHLPPFRFLDVLFGSDPVFDARTRLYRRLAGGHAGEAQVLARKETEERGLATFYGSSAIPALGEVSGARASLWSEEQRRRVHAGMASVLNSLREVHPLGASTAGDHARPTPPVCCVGLSGPADGLSAAMLAHALSGSGTPARALTAEALLAEWPPEGAAVELPRVCIVSYHPAPQRALRQLARRLHRTAPAVEILAGLWERDGDPPVATQSLKGEVAAVFHTLADGLSLMVRTDARAETSGAAPQTPSSPDRGHRSQGSARPERDHAAGPSDLGALLGGAAVTP from the coding sequence GTGCACCTTCCCCGCAGCATCGGCCACTCTCTGAAATTCATCGTCATCGCCCTGGTGGTGGCGGGCCTGTACTTCGGCCGCGACATCCTCGTGCCGCTGGCGCTGGCGGCCTTGCTGGGCTTCGTGCTGGATCCGCTGGTCAGCCGCCTGTGCCGACTTGGTCTGCGGCGCGGGCTGGCAGTGGGGGTGGTCACGAGCGGCACGCTGTCGCTGCTGGTGGGGATCGGGCTGCTGGTCGGGCTGCAGATGGTGCAGCTGAGCAGCGACCTGCCGCGCTACCAGCAGACCATCGAGCAGAAGATGCATGCACTTCGGCAAGGCATGAGCCGCACGGGTTCGCTGGACGCCGCCTCGCGGCTCGTGCTCTCGCTGGAGCATGAGCTGGAAGCGACCCGCCAGACGCTGGAGCGGGGCGGCGCCGCCGAAGCCGCCCGCAAGGCCACGCCGGTGCGCGTGATCAACAATGTCTCGCCGCTGAACGAGGTGACCGCCTGGGTCGGTCCTGTCCTGGACCGCCTGCTGACCGGCGGCATCGCGGCCGTCCTGCTCGTGTTCATCCTGCTGGAGCGGCACGAGCTGTGTGACCGCATCCTGCGCATGGCCGGCCCCAACCTGCGCCCGATGACGGACGCGCTCAACGAGGCCGCGCGCCGCGTGAGCGCCTTGCTCTCGATGCAGGTGCTGGTCAATGCGGGCTTCGGTGTGGCGCTGGGCGGCGGGCTGTGGCTGCTGGGCATTCCCGGCAGCCTGCTGTGGGGCACGCTCGCGGCCATGCTGCGCTTCGTGCCCTACCTTGGTCCGATGCTGGCGGCGGCCTTCCCGCTGCTGCTGGCCACCGCGATCGATCCCGGCTGGACGCTGCTGGCGTGGACCGCCGGCCTGATCTTTTCGCTGGAGATGATTCTCAACAACGTGGTCGAGCCCTGGCTCTACGGCAGCAGCGCGGGTCTGGCCACCGTCGCCATGCTGCTGTCCGCCGCGTTCTGGACGGCGTTGTGGGGGCCGGTCGGCCTGATCCTGGCAACGCCGCTGAGTGTCTGCCTGGTCGTGCTGGGCCGGCACCTGCCGCCGTTCCGGTTCCTGGATGTGCTGTTCGGCAGCGACCCGGTGTTCGATGCCCGCACGCGCCTGTACCGCCGGCTCGCCGGTGGCCACGCGGGCGAGGCACAGGTGCTCGCGCGCAAGGAAACCGAGGAACGGGGCCTGGCCACCTTCTACGGCTCCAGCGCCATTCCGGCCCTGGGGGAGGTGTCCGGCGCCCGTGCCTCGCTGTGGAGCGAGGAGCAGCGCCGCCGTGTCCACGCGGGCATGGCCTCCGTGCTGAACAGCCTGCGGGAGGTGCATCCGTTGGGCGCTTCGACCGCCGGAGACCATGCCCGGCCCACGCCCCCCGTGTGCTGCGTGGGCCTGAGCGGCCCGGCCGATGGCCTGTCGGCCGCCATGCTGGCCCATGCTCTGTCCGGATCAGGCACACCGGCCCGGGCCCTGACCGCCGAGGCCCTGCTGGCGGAATGGCCCCCGGAAGGTGCGGCGGTCGAGCTGCCGCGCGTCTGCATCGTCTCCTACCACCCGGCCCCGCAGCGCGCCTTGCGCCAGCTGGCGCGGCGTCTTCACCGGACGGCGCCCGCGGTGGAGATCCTGGCGGGCCTGTGGGAGCGCGATGGCGACCCCCCGGTGGCTACCCAGTCCCTGAAGGGTGAAGTTGCGGCGGTGTTTCACACGCTGGCGGACGGGCTGTCCCTGATGGTCCGCACCGACGCCCGTGCCGAGACCTCCGGAGCGGCCCCGCAGACGCCGTCCTCACCGGACCGCGGGCACCGCAGCCAGGGCAGCGCACGGCCGGAACGGGACCATGCCGCCGGCCCGTCCGACCTTGGTGCGCTCCTCGGTGGCGCTGCGGTCACGCCATGA
- a CDS encoding CDP-alcohol phosphatidyltransferase family protein: MNLSFSVYDLKPRFQQALRPLLASLVRRGVTPNQITVLAMALSLAYGVVLALHPANRWLWGLFPVAMLLRMALNAVDGMLATATGQKTALGALLNEMGDQLSDVALYLPFALVAQVRAPMLVIVVAAALLAEFAGVLAVLIGADRRFDGPMGKSDRAVVFGLMGLLVAGGARADWFDGLLMLTLVLLVWTTVNRLRQALRAVARGAPRTP, from the coding sequence ATGAACCTCTCCTTCTCGGTCTACGACCTCAAACCCCGGTTCCAGCAGGCGCTGCGGCCGCTGCTCGCGTCGCTGGTGCGCCGCGGCGTCACCCCGAACCAGATCACCGTGCTGGCCATGGCGCTCTCGCTGGCCTATGGCGTGGTGCTGGCGCTGCACCCGGCGAACCGGTGGCTGTGGGGGCTGTTCCCGGTCGCCATGCTGCTGCGCATGGCCCTGAACGCGGTCGACGGCATGCTCGCCACGGCCACCGGGCAGAAGACGGCGCTGGGCGCCCTGCTCAACGAGATGGGCGACCAGCTCTCGGACGTGGCGCTCTACCTGCCGTTCGCGCTGGTGGCGCAGGTGCGGGCGCCGATGCTGGTGATCGTCGTCGCAGCGGCGCTGCTGGCCGAGTTTGCCGGCGTGCTGGCCGTGCTGATCGGCGCGGACCGCCGCTTCGACGGCCCGATGGGCAAGAGCGACCGCGCGGTCGTCTTCGGGCTGATGGGGCTGCTGGTGGCGGGTGGCGCGAGGGCGGACTGGTTCGACGGGCTGCTGATGCTCACGCTCGTGCTGCTCGTCTGGACCACCGTCAACCGGCTGCGACAGGCTTTGCGGGCGGTGGCTCGTGGCGCGCCACGGACACCGTGA
- a CDS encoding patatin-like phospholipase family protein, whose protein sequence is MAITVGNAQKRIGLALSGGGFRAAAFHLGVFRQLQTQGLLWKLDLLTCVSGGSIAGAFLCRNWGNDAALDRLEQYLRSASIAVSSVLGGMLDPFHTRLDKLADSYDRDLFAGCTLDALAGGPRLYLNATNLATGNLFSFVTGGGKPTEMGEWEMGFHPAEHFRLGRAVAASSAFPPVFPPLRLDQDAFPAHGADFICLTDGGVYDNLGVNPLVRDRNALDYVVVSDGGKPFSIVEQPTESSAAVLVEAIDILMEQVRGLQFKRLELGMLRANGPKPVWFSIDSAIGQAQDGDAAFASAIGTNLKRLSGDEMTVLKRHAGALLMHRLHTYTPELLRHG, encoded by the coding sequence ATGGCGATCACCGTGGGGAATGCGCAGAAGCGCATCGGGCTGGCACTGTCTGGCGGCGGATTCCGCGCCGCGGCGTTTCACCTGGGGGTGTTCCGGCAGTTGCAGACACAGGGGCTGCTCTGGAAGCTGGACCTGCTGACCTGCGTCTCCGGCGGCAGCATCGCCGGTGCCTTCCTGTGCCGGAACTGGGGCAACGACGCGGCGCTGGACCGGCTGGAGCAGTACCTCCGCAGCGCCTCCATCGCGGTGTCCTCGGTGCTCGGCGGGATGCTCGACCCCTTCCACACCCGCCTGGACAAGCTGGCCGACAGCTACGACCGCGACCTCTTCGCCGGCTGCACGCTGGACGCGCTCGCGGGCGGCCCGCGCCTCTACCTGAACGCGACCAATCTGGCCACCGGCAACCTGTTCTCCTTCGTCACCGGCGGTGGCAAGCCGACCGAGATGGGCGAATGGGAGATGGGCTTCCATCCGGCCGAGCACTTTCGGCTGGGCCGGGCGGTCGCTGCGTCGTCGGCCTTCCCGCCGGTGTTCCCGCCGCTGCGATTGGACCAGGACGCCTTCCCCGCCCATGGTGCCGACTTCATCTGCCTGACCGACGGCGGCGTGTACGACAACCTCGGCGTCAATCCGCTGGTGCGCGACCGCAATGCGCTGGACTACGTGGTCGTCAGCGACGGCGGCAAGCCCTTCTCCATCGTCGAGCAGCCGACCGAATCCAGCGCCGCGGTGCTGGTCGAGGCCATCGACATCCTGATGGAGCAGGTGCGCGGGCTGCAGTTCAAGCGGCTGGAGCTGGGCATGCTGCGTGCGAACGGGCCGAAGCCGGTGTGGTTCTCGATCGACAGCGCGATCGGCCAGGCGCAGGACGGCGACGCCGCCTTCGCCTCGGCGATCGGCACCAACCTGAAGCGGCTGTCGGGCGACGAGATGACCGTGCTGAAGCGCCACGCGGGCGCCCTGCTGATGCACCGGCTGCACACCTACACGCCAGAGCTGCTCCGCCATGGCTGA